The following are encoded together in the Theileria orientalis strain Shintoku DNA, chromosome 1, complete genome genome:
- a CDS encoding ribosomal protein l6 produces MKSLFTSQVLKVPPEVTVTVKSRKVTVKGKYGELTRSFTHLPVDLAMSKDNKSVVIKLWFGSRSKIAALRTCLTHISNMMTGVSKKYQYKMRLVHAHFPINSNVSDDGKVVEVRNFLGEKKVRVVKVLPGVKVVKSESVKDELVLTGVDVESVSRSAALIHQSSLVRKKDIRQFLDGIYVSEKGNVDE; encoded by the exons atgaagaGTTTGTTCACATCTCAGGTACTTAAGGTACCTCCGGAAG TCACTGTTACCGTGAAGTCGAGGAAGGTGACGGTGAAGGGCAAGTACGGCGAGCTGACGAGAAGCTTCACGCACCTGCCAGTGGACCTGGCCATGTCCAAGGACAACAAGTCAGTGGTGATCAAGCTGTGGTTCGGATCAAGAAGCAAGATAGCAGCTCTGAGAACATGCCTGACACACATCAGTAACATGATGACGGGAGTCAGCAAAAAGTACCAGTACAAGATGCGCCTGGTACACGCACATTTCCCAATCAACTCGAACGTGAGCGACGACGGAAAGGTAGTGGAGGTGCGCAACTTCCTGGGAGAAAAAAAGGTGCGCGTGGTCAAGGTGCTGCCTGGAGTTAAGGTCGTGAAGTCAGAAAGCGTCAAGGACGAGCTGGTGCTGACAGGAGTGGACGTGGAGTCAGTGTCGCGCTCAGCAGCACTGATACACCAGTCGTCACTCGTGAGAAAAAAGGACATAAGACAGTTCCTCGACGGAATATACGTTAGCGAAAAGGGCAACGTCGACGAGTAA